In the genome of Halococcus agarilyticus, one region contains:
- a CDS encoding PGF-CTERM sorting domain-containing protein, translating into MTKAGHSAFMTAIVVVAAVAAVAVGGPAAVALEPDTAAPYPHSPGTTVQEFPVSVVAERNDAVVQNGMSSITLDFGADNRFDGSVSNVSTDDVEITVIGASNQRTVGAFEVAESGDGTIAINFSQRVRVAAGDRILVEVAGMTTPSTDGDYTVSMSTTSPDGTTDGPVSVGYRVASASLTFPNQTASQFNDTQSISLSGVVPNAGYIGVFTVAENGSRGELVGSTGPIIAQYSPRNYTVALDGNVAESQRLEAVVFYETSGGNQGARLNGSFDPNEDAVVANNGMPANATGYVTTLDADGRLMAGSEYGLGARLFFDQGEPNTGYQVQAVENGTLGDVVTQFETPANGSAVIPTAGFGPGQYAITRVDDGSVVSLDGDSTTGAQDDSFFVTESAVETTEASTVNETANGSAGANATTADGTTDQATTEAGATQGTTEDGAGETTAAGDGGDTATAGNESGGGSGDGSSGAFGPGFGPVVAVIALLAAALIAARRTR; encoded by the coding sequence ATGACGAAGGCAGGACACAGCGCGTTCATGACTGCGATCGTCGTCGTTGCGGCGGTCGCGGCGGTCGCGGTCGGCGGCCCCGCCGCGGTGGCGCTCGAACCCGACACGGCCGCCCCGTACCCACACTCGCCGGGCACGACCGTCCAGGAGTTCCCGGTCTCGGTCGTCGCCGAACGCAACGACGCCGTCGTGCAGAACGGGATGAGTTCGATCACGCTCGACTTCGGGGCCGACAACCGCTTCGACGGGAGCGTCTCGAACGTGAGCACCGACGACGTCGAGATCACGGTCATCGGCGCGAGCAACCAGCGGACGGTCGGTGCGTTCGAGGTCGCCGAGAGCGGCGACGGGACGATCGCGATCAACTTCTCCCAGCGCGTTCGGGTCGCGGCCGGCGACCGGATCCTCGTCGAGGTCGCGGGCATGACCACCCCGAGCACCGACGGCGACTACACGGTGTCGATGTCGACCACCTCGCCCGACGGCACGACCGACGGTCCCGTGTCGGTCGGCTACCGGGTGGCCTCGGCGTCGCTCACCTTCCCGAACCAGACCGCCTCGCAGTTCAACGACACCCAGTCGATCTCGCTGTCGGGCGTGGTGCCGAACGCCGGGTACATCGGCGTGTTCACCGTGGCCGAGAACGGCTCGCGCGGAGAGCTCGTCGGCAGCACCGGCCCGATCATCGCCCAGTACAGCCCGCGGAACTACACCGTGGCGCTCGACGGCAACGTTGCCGAGAGCCAGCGTCTCGAAGCCGTGGTGTTCTACGAGACCAGCGGCGGCAACCAGGGAGCCCGGCTGAACGGGAGCTTCGACCCGAACGAGGACGCGGTGGTGGCCAACAACGGCATGCCCGCGAACGCGACGGGCTACGTCACGACGCTCGACGCCGACGGTCGGCTCATGGCCGGGAGCGAGTACGGTCTCGGCGCGCGGCTGTTCTTCGATCAGGGCGAGCCGAACACGGGCTATCAGGTCCAGGCCGTCGAAAACGGCACGCTCGGCGACGTCGTGACCCAGTTCGAGACGCCGGCCAACGGCTCGGCGGTGATCCCGACGGCCGGGTTCGGGCCGGGCCAGTACGCCATCACGCGGGTCGACGACGGCTCGGTGGTGAGCCTCGACGGCGACAGCACCACCGGTGCCCAGGACGACAGCTTCTTCGTCACCGAGTCGGCCGTCGAGACGACCGAGGCGAGTACCGTCAACGAGACGGCGAACGGCTCCGCCGGAGCGAACGCCACGACCGCCGACGGAACGACCGACCAGGCGACCACCGAGGCGGGGGCGACCCAAGGCACGACCGAGGACGGTGCAGGCGAGACGACTGCTGCCGGTGACGGCGGCGACACCGCCACCGCCGGCAACGAGAGCGGCGGTGGCTCCGGCGACGGCAGCAGCGGGGCGTTCGGCCCCGGCTTCGGCCCGGTCGTCGCGGTGATCGCGTTGCTCGCGGCCGCGCTGATCGCCGCGCGTCGCACGCGATAA
- a CDS encoding ferritin-like domain-containing protein, with product MKAAIGTAATAAAIPAVSTTAAAHFPEELAIDIAPEREGNRVEPDENGRVSVAVRYTEFTDENGETVVFDPTDRAVRYRFGTHEILGNGGGVRPVDDGAVSDVDGDGNDDLVLEFPLDGAGFTGDESTGTLFWERDDSGEHGYAGTDDIALLDDMAISDIDVLNYALTLEHLEHAFYRDGLASSAGTFSEHDVERSAVARYFDRPTLRFSMYQQLEDIRDHEKAHVEKLTQTITDLGGNPVEEADYAFDYDTFEEFVAIAARLEDVGVSAYAGAAPLLSDPDLVPPALSIHSVEARHASFLDTLNLRRAAPDAFDSARSMEQVLPIAKEFVATE from the coding sequence ATGAAAGCCGCCATCGGGACGGCGGCGACGGCTGCCGCGATTCCGGCCGTCAGTACGACCGCCGCCGCCCACTTCCCGGAGGAGCTCGCTATCGATATCGCTCCGGAACGTGAAGGGAATCGGGTCGAACCGGACGAGAACGGCCGGGTTTCGGTCGCGGTACGGTACACCGAGTTCACGGACGAGAACGGTGAGACGGTCGTGTTCGATCCGACCGACCGCGCCGTCAGATATCGCTTCGGCACTCACGAGATCCTCGGCAACGGCGGCGGTGTTCGGCCGGTCGACGACGGTGCGGTCAGCGACGTCGACGGCGACGGCAACGACGACCTCGTGTTGGAGTTCCCGCTCGACGGCGCGGGCTTCACCGGCGACGAGTCGACGGGAACGCTGTTCTGGGAACGAGACGACTCGGGCGAGCACGGCTACGCCGGGACGGACGATATCGCCCTCCTGGACGACATGGCGATCAGCGACATCGACGTCCTGAACTACGCACTCACGCTCGAACACCTCGAACACGCCTTCTACCGCGATGGCCTGGCATCGAGCGCCGGAACGTTCAGCGAACACGACGTCGAGCGATCGGCGGTCGCGCGGTACTTCGACCGGCCGACGCTTCGGTTCTCGATGTACCAGCAGCTCGAAGACATCCGCGATCACGAGAAAGCCCACGTCGAGAAACTGACACAGACCATCACCGATCTCGGCGGCAACCCCGTCGAGGAGGCCGACTACGCGTTCGACTACGACACGTTCGAGGAGTTCGTCGCGATCGCCGCCCGTCTCGAGGACGTCGGCGTCTCCGCGTACGCCGGGGCGGCACCCCTGCTCTCCGATCCGGATCTCGTGCCCCCCGCGTTGAGCATCCACTCGGTCGAGGCACGGCACGCGAGCTTCCTCGATACGCTGAACCTTCGCCGAGCGGCCCCCGATGCGTTCGATTCCGCCCGCTCGATGGAGCAGGTGCTCCCCATCGCGAAGGAGTTCGTCGCCACGGAGTGA
- a CDS encoding prenyltransferase/squalene oxidase repeat-containing protein produces the protein MHSGTENTGLAGQLLGETLRYAREREYTGWDYGDGMSSRLLQGLPVENKWVNIAVQETIKRAPVNVRPLFLVEQRRNYKGTALFAMANLAAAQLDLGDGSDGRSSGSAVDYVTEARECCEWLIEHRTPGYAGFCGAHRHEIQHLDIKGLPEYPDMVSTSYAVQALLAASDAGLDADSESAYPAVVESVADFIDEDLEYEEIPDGARMKYVPTWSSDHYTLNAVALGGVTLLELAARFDDPTHRERGEKLLDYVVSRQRPEGGWMYRDPPSASHLSMDNHHNGFVIESLLRHRELTGSARYADALDDGLAFYRDELFAPDGAPNWDESSAYPRDIHAAAQGIIVFSRAGAFDVAERILDWTVGSLYAGNGRFHFRRERFYTKRITLMRWCEAWMAYAVATYLTHRAEADEGEPEFASRIR, from the coding sequence ATGCACTCGGGGACGGAAAACACCGGTTTGGCGGGACAGTTGCTCGGCGAGACCCTACGGTACGCGCGCGAGCGCGAGTACACGGGGTGGGACTACGGCGACGGGATGAGCAGCCGGCTCCTCCAGGGCCTTCCCGTCGAGAACAAGTGGGTGAACATCGCGGTTCAGGAGACGATCAAGCGCGCGCCGGTCAACGTCCGACCGCTCTTCCTGGTCGAACAGCGCCGGAACTACAAGGGAACCGCGCTGTTCGCGATGGCGAACCTCGCCGCCGCCCAACTCGATCTCGGCGACGGATCGGACGGCCGAAGTTCGGGGTCGGCGGTCGATTACGTGACGGAGGCCCGCGAGTGCTGCGAGTGGCTGATCGAGCACCGAACACCGGGCTACGCGGGGTTCTGTGGCGCACACCGCCACGAGATCCAACATCTCGACATCAAGGGCCTCCCCGAGTACCCCGACATGGTCTCGACGTCGTACGCGGTTCAGGCGCTGCTCGCCGCGAGCGATGCGGGCCTCGACGCCGACTCCGAATCGGCGTATCCCGCGGTCGTCGAGTCGGTGGCCGACTTCATCGACGAGGATCTCGAATACGAGGAGATCCCCGACGGCGCGCGGATGAAGTACGTCCCGACGTGGTCGTCGGACCACTACACGCTCAACGCGGTCGCGCTCGGCGGCGTGACGCTGCTCGAACTCGCGGCGCGGTTCGACGACCCGACGCATCGCGAGCGCGGCGAGAAACTGCTCGACTACGTGGTCTCGCGCCAGCGCCCCGAGGGCGGGTGGATGTACCGCGACCCGCCCTCCGCGTCACACCTCTCGATGGACAACCACCACAACGGGTTCGTGATCGAATCGCTGCTCCGCCATCGGGAGCTCACCGGCTCCGCCCGCTACGCCGACGCGCTCGACGACGGGCTCGCCTTCTACCGCGACGAGCTGTTCGCCCCCGACGGCGCGCCGAACTGGGACGAGTCGAGCGCCTACCCCCGCGACATCCACGCCGCCGCCCAGGGGATCATCGTGTTCAGCCGGGCGGGCGCGTTCGACGTCGCCGAACGGATCCTCGACTGGACCGTGGGGAGCCTCTACGCGGGCAACGGACGATTCCACTTCCGACGGGAGCGCTTTTACACCAAGCGGATCACCCTGATGCGGTGGTGTGAGGCGTGGATGGCCTACGCGGTGGCGACGTATCTCACCCACCGTGCCGAAGCGGACGAGGGGGAACCCGAGTTCGCCAGTCGGATTCGATAG
- a CDS encoding outer membrane protein assembly factor BamB family protein, whose protein sequence is MQPRTGLAAVLVVAVLAGTAVLGFGAVADSGGSLTERWVSTTASDTRANHHAPAAGRIDGSGMVFAPISGEDDTDQCALVAQNASDGSSRWREPIPSANCTIHAVADPLLADFVGDDTREVIAATTEQEVAAYDPRTGELVFQHDLTDYGYTQPVVADLTGDGTNELVAVDVRGTVSVLRPDGTTAWTATLDSYTWGQPTVADFDGDSGNELVVGTSSGRLVLFESDGSVVWNRSRPFASSITWMTTGQADDDRATEIVTATDGGRVVAIDGERGAVQWRRDLGAFAAVHAFGDGDGDNQSEVYAVAKDGTLRSLDASDGSVEWTTQLTTESVQMMPPPSLGDVDGDGNRELVATTNDGIVSVVDPRSGDVLASYDRDVPIYVHPTVVDTDDDGTAEVYVVYGDGRVVALSYDD, encoded by the coding sequence ATGCAGCCCCGGACCGGCCTGGCGGCGGTGCTCGTCGTTGCGGTGCTCGCCGGGACGGCGGTCCTCGGGTTCGGTGCCGTCGCCGACTCGGGCGGGTCGCTCACCGAGCGGTGGGTGAGCACCACGGCCAGCGACACCCGAGCCAACCACCACGCCCCGGCGGCCGGACGGATCGACGGCAGTGGGATGGTCTTCGCCCCGATCAGCGGCGAGGACGACACCGACCAGTGTGCGCTGGTCGCCCAGAACGCATCCGATGGCTCGTCGCGCTGGCGCGAGCCGATCCCGTCGGCGAACTGTACGATCCACGCGGTCGCCGACCCCCTCCTCGCGGACTTCGTCGGCGACGACACACGGGAGGTCATCGCCGCGACGACCGAGCAGGAGGTCGCCGCTTACGATCCACGGACCGGCGAGCTGGTCTTCCAGCACGATCTCACGGACTACGGCTACACCCAGCCCGTGGTCGCCGACCTCACCGGCGACGGGACGAACGAACTCGTCGCGGTCGACGTTCGGGGTACCGTCTCCGTGCTGCGACCGGACGGGACGACGGCGTGGACGGCGACGCTCGACTCGTACACGTGGGGACAGCCGACGGTCGCGGATTTCGACGGGGACAGCGGGAACGAGCTCGTCGTCGGGACCAGCAGCGGGCGGCTCGTGCTGTTCGAGTCGGACGGATCGGTGGTGTGGAACCGGTCGCGCCCGTTCGCGTCGTCGATCACGTGGATGACCACGGGCCAGGCCGACGACGACCGCGCGACGGAGATCGTGACCGCAACCGACGGCGGGCGAGTGGTGGCGATCGACGGCGAGCGTGGCGCGGTCCAGTGGAGGCGCGATCTCGGCGCGTTCGCGGCGGTCCACGCGTTCGGGGACGGCGACGGTGACAACCAGTCCGAGGTGTACGCGGTCGCGAAGGACGGCACACTCAGGAGTCTCGACGCGAGCGACGGCAGCGTCGAGTGGACGACCCAGCTCACGACCGAATCAGTGCAGATGATGCCCCCGCCGAGCCTGGGGGACGTCGACGGCGACGGGAATCGGGAACTGGTCGCCACGACCAACGACGGGATCGTCTCGGTCGTCGATCCCCGATCGGGCGACGTCCTCGCCTCGTACGACCGTGACGTGCCGATCTACGTCCACCCGACGGTGGTCGACACCGACGACGACGGCACTGCGGAGGTGTACGTCGTCTACGGCGACGGCCGGGTGGTCGCGCTCTCGTACGACGACTGA
- a CDS encoding high-potential iron-sulfur protein → MEFERRRRTFLRLAGSAALAALAGCSGDGGTDGNDDTTQTNADGAAGNDTTTGDEARTTTASGSTETGTATARARPETTNATAPTETTNGTNSGGANDSGTNVGGTNDTGTTTRVDDLSGPVPTAYRTASSQGGTERNRDSLQSKEAVEYQSQPKDGQQCSGCLFYLADKNGDGLGACSVVEGYIEPEAWCVSYSPYQDG, encoded by the coding sequence ATGGAGTTCGAACGGCGACGACGGACGTTCCTCCGACTCGCGGGGAGCGCGGCACTCGCCGCGCTCGCCGGTTGCAGTGGCGACGGAGGAACGGATGGAAACGACGACACGACGCAAACGAACGCCGATGGTGCCGCGGGAAACGACACGACGACCGGCGACGAAGCCCGCACGACGACGGCCAGCGGTAGTACCGAAACGGGGACGGCGACCGCGAGAGCACGTCCCGAGACGACGAACGCGACAGCGCCGACCGAAACGACGAATGGGACGAACAGTGGCGGAGCGAACGACAGCGGAACGAACGTCGGTGGAACGAACGACACCGGAACGACGACGAGGGTAGACGACCTGAGTGGTCCCGTTCCGACAGCCTACCGAACGGCGTCGAGTCAGGGCGGAACGGAGCGAAATCGCGACTCACTCCAGTCGAAGGAGGCCGTCGAATACCAGTCACAGCCGAAGGACGGCCAGCAGTGCTCGGGCTGTCTGTTCTATCTCGCAGACAAAAACGGGGACGGACTCGGCGCGTGCAGCGTGGTGGAGGGCTACATCGAGCCGGAGGCGTGGTGTGTGAGCTACAGTCCATACCAGGACGGCTGA
- a CDS encoding PGF-CTERM sorting domain-containing protein: MTRKLSTVVMVAVVLLSTVGGVVALGGSAVAFESNGGSTYPATTNTSTIGTGLYAVRPDDAVAEDGIETITLDVGPEASVANVTAEDVYVAIRGTTRYEIDNVTVSSSADGSQLEITLPRTVQPPLGEGPSTGSEVAVKFRNFTTPSEPGTYSIEGSVSTPSGETDGPASVSYTVTRPELSFANQSLSQFDEQQQLDLTAAIRGGGYVGLFTVAENGSRGQLVGSTNVSTGREAENYTVDVSGNVTETQELVAVAYTESVGRSVGIRREQTFDPATDDPLVVGGDLVNATATIATIDVDGRLTAGGEYDQGERLYFDQGEASTGYQITRIESGELGAAADQFQTAANGTAIVDTGGLDEGQYAITRVDDGSLVGLDDDSTTGPGDDSFVVTGQQVNATTTGTTNATTTGATNATTTAGGTDTTVDETTTDDGEGNVTETTPETSMEETTASGEDTTEGGADTETSGGETNGSGGEATEEGGPGFTVIAAVVALLAVALVAATRR; encoded by the coding sequence ATGACACGCAAACTCTCTACTGTGGTGATGGTCGCGGTGGTACTGCTCTCGACGGTCGGCGGCGTCGTCGCCCTCGGCGGGTCGGCGGTCGCCTTCGAGTCGAACGGGGGATCGACGTACCCCGCGACGACGAACACGAGCACGATCGGGACGGGGCTGTACGCCGTCAGGCCGGACGACGCCGTCGCCGAGGACGGTATCGAGACGATCACGCTCGATGTCGGGCCGGAGGCCAGCGTCGCGAACGTGACCGCCGAAGACGTCTACGTCGCGATCCGTGGCACCACGCGGTACGAGATCGACAACGTCACCGTCTCGTCGAGCGCGGACGGCAGCCAACTCGAGATCACCCTCCCGCGGACCGTCCAGCCGCCGCTCGGAGAGGGGCCGAGCACCGGCTCGGAGGTCGCAGTCAAGTTCCGCAACTTCACGACGCCGAGCGAGCCAGGCACCTACAGCATCGAGGGGAGCGTCTCGACGCCCTCGGGCGAGACCGATGGCCCGGCGTCGGTCTCGTACACCGTCACGCGGCCCGAACTCTCCTTCGCGAACCAGAGCCTCTCGCAGTTCGACGAGCAACAGCAACTCGACCTCACGGCGGCGATCCGCGGCGGCGGCTACGTCGGGCTGTTCACCGTCGCCGAGAACGGCTCCCGTGGGCAGCTCGTCGGTTCGACCAACGTCTCGACCGGCCGCGAGGCGGAGAACTACACCGTCGACGTGAGCGGGAACGTCACCGAGACCCAGGAGCTCGTCGCGGTCGCGTACACCGAATCCGTCGGTCGTTCCGTCGGCATTCGACGGGAACAGACGTTCGATCCGGCGACTGACGACCCGCTCGTGGTCGGCGGCGATCTCGTGAACGCGACGGCGACGATCGCGACGATCGACGTCGACGGCCGGCTCACGGCCGGCGGCGAGTACGACCAGGGCGAACGCCTGTACTTCGACCAGGGCGAGGCGAGCACGGGCTATCAGATCACCAGGATCGAGAGCGGCGAGCTCGGTGCGGCGGCGGATCAGTTCCAGACCGCCGCGAACGGCACGGCGATCGTCGACACCGGGGGGCTCGACGAGGGCCAGTACGCCATCACGCGGGTCGACGACGGCTCGCTCGTGGGTCTCGACGACGACAGCACCACCGGGCCCGGCGACGACAGCTTCGTCGTCACCGGCCAGCAGGTGAACGCGACCACCACCGGAACCACCAACGCAACGACGACCGGAGCCACCAACGCGACGACGACCGCCGGTGGAACCGACACGACCGTCGACGAAACGACCACGGACGACGGGGAGGGGAACGTGACGGAAACGACACCCGAAACATCGATGGAGGAGACGACGGCGAGTGGTGAAGACACGACCGAGGGCGGGGCCGACACCGAAACCAGCGGCGGCGAAACGAACGGTAGCGGCGGTGAAGCGACTGAAGAGGGCGGGCCGGGCTTCACCGTGATCGCCGCGGTGGTGGCGCTGCTCGCGGTCGCGCTGGTCGCGGCCACGCGACGCTAA
- a CDS encoding DUF7471 family protein produces the protein MGYDAVSVGSLALPGVLVLAGAASLIVAGLAIAAFAQRRSRSYLLIALALVTLLAKTVAGGLAMGELLPTGTHHLVEHSLDGVMAVLLIAAVYFGRTTEPATGGGST, from the coding sequence ATGGGGTACGACGCCGTGTCCGTGGGCAGTCTCGCGCTGCCAGGCGTGCTCGTCCTCGCGGGGGCAGCGTCGCTGATCGTCGCCGGCCTCGCGATCGCCGCGTTCGCCCAACGGCGGTCGCGATCGTACCTGCTGATCGCGCTGGCGCTCGTGACCCTGTTGGCCAAAACCGTCGCCGGCGGGTTGGCGATGGGGGAACTGCTTCCCACCGGGACGCACCACCTCGTGGAGCACTCGCTCGATGGCGTCATGGCCGTCCTGCTCATCGCCGCGGTGTACTTCGGTCGCACGACAGAACCCGCGACCGGCGGAGGCAGCACGTGA
- a CDS encoding FG-GAP-like repeat-containing protein, with amino-acid sequence MRVRTAVAAVVVLVGLAGAAAFGLAGTGGVGSDGIDDGTLAERWVSDPQAALESNHHTPAVAFVDGESFVAVPINSRQGKTCVLSVLDGNGSERWRRTVASEACTVHSVSDPTIADFDGDGDREVIAATSTKEIVVYGLRSGREEFRHDLTSYGYAKPLVADLLPAEGNETVVTDLLGGVFAFRGDGSVAWQRTFDDARVRQPAVADFDADGQPEIAIGQLDGEAIVLERDGRVAWRTSLPNATSVKWMATGQADGDDPIELVFATFFGEVMALDGTNGSVEWRRNLSARGATVHTLGDGDGDGRPEVYVGARDGTLRSLDAANGSVEWTTQLTGETVLAMPPPSLGDLDGDGNLELVAVTGNGLVSVVDPTTGETVDAYEREVPIWTFPRLADADGDGRDEVFVIYGDGRVVALSYRS; translated from the coding sequence ATGCGCGTGCGGACGGCGGTCGCGGCGGTCGTCGTGCTCGTCGGACTCGCCGGCGCGGCGGCGTTCGGTCTCGCTGGCACCGGTGGCGTCGGGAGCGACGGGATCGACGACGGCACGCTCGCCGAACGGTGGGTGAGCGACCCGCAGGCAGCGCTCGAATCCAACCACCACACCCCGGCCGTCGCGTTCGTCGACGGCGAGTCGTTCGTCGCCGTGCCGATCAACAGCCGCCAGGGGAAGACGTGCGTCCTCAGCGTGCTCGACGGGAACGGCTCCGAGCGGTGGCGGCGGACCGTCGCCTCCGAGGCCTGCACCGTTCACTCGGTTTCGGACCCGACGATCGCGGACTTCGACGGCGACGGCGATCGGGAGGTGATCGCGGCGACGAGCACGAAGGAGATCGTCGTCTACGGCCTCCGAAGTGGCCGCGAGGAGTTCCGCCACGATCTCACCTCCTACGGCTACGCGAAACCCCTCGTCGCCGATCTCCTCCCCGCCGAGGGCAACGAAACCGTCGTCACCGACCTCCTCGGCGGGGTGTTCGCGTTCCGGGGGGACGGCTCCGTCGCGTGGCAACGGACGTTCGACGACGCCCGCGTTCGCCAACCGGCCGTCGCGGACTTCGACGCCGACGGCCAGCCGGAGATAGCGATCGGCCAGCTCGACGGGGAGGCGATCGTGCTCGAACGCGACGGTCGCGTCGCGTGGCGGACGTCGCTGCCGAACGCGACGTCGGTCAAGTGGATGGCGACGGGCCAGGCCGACGGCGACGACCCGATCGAGCTGGTGTTCGCGACCTTCTTCGGCGAAGTGATGGCGCTCGACGGGACGAACGGGTCGGTCGAGTGGCGACGGAACCTCAGCGCCCGCGGCGCGACGGTGCATACGCTCGGCGACGGGGACGGCGACGGTCGGCCCGAGGTGTACGTCGGCGCGAGGGACGGCACGCTTCGGAGCCTCGACGCGGCCAACGGCAGCGTCGAATGGACGACCCAGCTCACGGGCGAGACCGTGCTGGCGATGCCGCCGCCGAGCCTCGGCGATCTCGACGGCGACGGCAACCTCGAACTCGTCGCCGTGACCGGCAACGGGCTCGTGAGCGTCGTCGATCCGACGACCGGCGAAACGGTCGACGCCTACGAGCGCGAGGTGCCGATCTGGACGTTCCCACGACTCGCGGATGCCGACGGTGACGGCCGCGACGAGGTGTTCGTGATCTACGGCGACGGCCGGGTGGTCGCGCTCTCGTACCGATCGTAG
- a CDS encoding winged helix-turn-helix transcriptional regulator — translation MSETRKRIARHVHAHPGVHFSGLVRTLDLAPGQVQYHLKRLLSAEDLVDEQLYGQTHYYPLDCDEWERGALALLCRETASDVVTVLAEHGTARPQRVADELDIARSTLEWHLDHLVEQAVVAKRRDERNHVTLALVRPKETTQLLDETDPSTPARLVDRFTRVADRLLDDP, via the coding sequence GTGAGCGAGACCCGCAAGCGGATCGCTCGGCACGTTCACGCCCACCCCGGCGTCCACTTCAGCGGTCTCGTCCGCACGCTCGATCTCGCGCCCGGCCAGGTCCAGTACCACCTCAAGCGACTGCTTTCGGCCGAGGATCTCGTCGACGAGCAGCTGTACGGCCAGACCCACTACTACCCGCTCGACTGTGACGAGTGGGAGCGCGGCGCGCTCGCGCTGTTGTGCCGCGAGACCGCGAGTGACGTCGTCACCGTCCTCGCCGAGCACGGGACGGCACGACCCCAGCGGGTGGCCGACGAGCTCGACATCGCGCGGAGCACGCTCGAATGGCATCTCGATCACCTCGTCGAGCAGGCGGTGGTCGCGAAACGGCGGGACGAGCGCAATCACGTCACGCTCGCGCTCGTTCGACCGAAGGAGACGACGCAGTTGCTCGACGAGACCGACCCGTCGACGCCGGCGCGCCTGGTGGATCGGTTCACGCGGGTGGCCGACAGACTGCTCGACGATCCGTAA
- a CDS encoding DUF354 domain-containing protein → MRYLFFTNTPAHVHLYKHAAAALDDRGHDVLLLARDYGVTEDLLDYHSLPYRCYGRLETTKWSLVRQLPHHYYTILRYTRQYDPDRIFGMGAYAAHAGALTRTPVTLLLDSEPTSLDHAVSRPFAESILTPHAFGKDLGPKHYRFRGFKESAYLHPDVFSPRDDIRERLGVGPDEKYVICRFNAFGSHHDVSHSGISPSERRELVARLADHATVFVSDESDAMAFEGVDARPFDLHPGLLHDALAEAHLLVADTQTMVTEAALLGTPAIRSNSFVGDADMGNFVELEREGLIYNIGEFAPAVERACALLDDESVPAEWAEKRDDYIASTVNLTEVIVDLATNPEGPEGVAGLSRGELSARPPRDVPASADR, encoded by the coding sequence ATGAGATATCTGTTTTTTACGAACACGCCTGCTCACGTCCATCTGTATAAGCACGCTGCGGCGGCGCTCGACGACCGCGGTCACGACGTGCTGTTGCTCGCCCGGGACTACGGCGTGACCGAGGACTTGCTCGACTATCACAGTCTCCCCTACCGATGCTACGGTCGGCTCGAAACCACGAAGTGGTCGCTGGTGCGCCAGCTCCCCCACCACTACTACACGATCCTCAGATACACGCGACAGTACGACCCCGACCGCATCTTCGGCATGGGGGCGTACGCCGCCCACGCCGGCGCGCTCACGCGCACGCCCGTCACGCTGCTCCTCGACTCCGAGCCCACCTCGCTGGATCACGCGGTCTCGCGGCCGTTCGCCGAGAGCATCCTCACCCCCCACGCGTTCGGGAAGGATCTCGGGCCCAAGCACTACCGGTTTCGCGGGTTCAAGGAGTCGGCGTACCTCCATCCCGACGTGTTCTCGCCCCGCGACGACATCCGCGAGCGCCTCGGGGTCGGTCCGGACGAGAAGTACGTCATCTGCCGGTTCAACGCGTTCGGCTCGCATCACGACGTCAGCCACTCGGGGATCAGTCCGTCAGAACGCCGCGAGCTCGTCGCCAGGCTCGCCGACCACGCCACCGTGTTCGTCTCCGACGAGAGCGACGCGATGGCGTTCGAAGGCGTAGACGCGCGGCCGTTCGACCTCCATCCGGGCCTCCTCCACGACGCGCTCGCCGAGGCCCACCTCCTCGTCGCCGACACCCAGACGATGGTGACCGAGGCCGCGCTGCTCGGCACGCCCGCGATCCGGTCGAACTCCTTCGTCGGCGACGCCGACATGGGCAACTTCGTCGAGCTCGAACGCGAGGGCCTGATCTACAACATCGGCGAGTTCGCCCCCGCGGTCGAGCGCGCGTGCGCGCTGCTCGACGACGAGTCGGTGCCGGCCGAGTGGGCCGAAAAGCGCGACGACTACATCGCGAGCACTGTGAATCTCACCGAGGTGATCGTCGATCTCGCCACGAATCCTGAGGGGCCGGAGGGCGTCGCAGGGCTCTCGCGCGGCGAACTCTCCGCTCGCCCGCCCCGGGACGTGCCCGCATCCGCCGATCGCTGA